The sequence AGTTCGGCGACGGAGGGGCCCGAGCCCACTCGCGTGCACGCGAGAGCGCACCCACGTCGCCCGCGGCGGCGGCGACGAGAACTGCGCTGAGGCGGGCCGGGAGCCACATCACCGCGTCGTCGAGTCGCGCTGGCGCCCAACCGACCGGCTTGTGTCGATAGCCGAGCATCGAGTCGAGCGTGTTCACGGCCTTCACCCACGCCGCCCCGGCCGCCGCGAGCGGGAGCGACAGCGGCGCGAGGAGCGCGAACGCCAGAAGCGGGGCGACGAGCCCGTCGGCGAGGTTCTCGGCGACGCTCTCGACGGCCGCGCTCCGCAGTTCGCCCGAGGAGAGGTCGGTCGGGTCGCGTCCGGCGAGCGCGCGAAGGTTCCGCCGAGCCGTCTCGGGGTCGGTGTCGCTGTCCTCGACGACGCCCCCCGCCGCGTCCAAGAGCATCCGGAGACTCGTCGTCGAGAAGAGCGCGAACCCGGCGGCGACGAGCGCGGCCGTCGACCCGACCAACGCCGCGAGACCGACGACGCCCGCCGTCGCCCCGGCGGCGACGAGCGGGAGCGCGAACGCCGCGGCGACGCCGACGAACTTCGGTCGCTGCCACCGTCGGTCGACCGGCGCGACGAGTCGACCGAACAGCGCGACCGGATGGCCGCGGGACGGCGGTTCGCGGAGCGTCCAGTCGAGGGCGGCCGCGAGTACGACGGCGCCGCTCGCGGCCGACAGCATCACTCCGCCCCCGTACTCGGGCCGTCGCCCGCGGGCGTTCGCTCACCGTCGCCCGTGGGCGTCCGTTGGAACCGTTCGACGAGCGCGGCGAGCGGCGTCTCGGCGACGTCGACGAACTCGCCGCCGAGGGCTTCGACGCCGCCGTCGGTCCGGGCGTCGTCGCCGACGTGGAGGAGGCTCTCGGGGGACGCGTCGAGCGCCGACGCGACGGTCTCGAACGCCCGCGCGTCGGGTTTTCGCCAGCCGCAGGCGACGCTCGTCACCGTCGCGTCGAAGGCGTCGTTCGGGACGGCCGACCGGATGAGCGTCCGGCGGACGAGTTCGGGGACGCTACAGTTCGACAGCAGACCGACGGGGCCGCGTTCGGCGGCGGCGGCGACGGCCTCGACCGCGTCCGGTCGGGTCCGCACCGCGGGGTCGAAGGCGTTGACGACGGCGCGGCGCGAGGCGTTGTTCGGCGCGTCGACGCCGCGGCTACCCAGCGCGGCGCTGACGTGCGCCGGGAGGGGAACCTCCGCGCCCTCGGGTGCGTCGATGTGGACCTCGCGGTACGCGTCGCCCCAGTCGTCGGGGACGGCGACGCCGGCGCGTTCGAGTTCGATGGCGACGGCGGCCGCGGGGTCCGACGGGTACTCCGCCTCGACGAGCGTCCCGAAGAGGTCGAACGTGACTGCCACTGCACGGTGATTGGCCAAATCGAACTTGAAGATACTGGTGCGAGGGCCTCGACCCGTCCGACAGGAACGACTGACAGACACGAGACGGATACAGACTCACGCCGGACACAATATTCCGGGGCAGAGTATGTGAATCTTAATCAACAGCTGCGGTACTACGTTTACGAGACAGATGTCCGGGAGAGCCAGGACGCGCCGGGTGGCGACGTGGGTCGTCGTCGCCGCGGTCGTTTTTTCGGCGGGGACGGTCGGAGCGACGACAGCGGAGACGCCGGACGGTTCCGGAGACGCGGTCGAACTCTCGGAGTGCACGTCGGTTTCGTCCGCCGGGACGTACGTAATCGGCGGAGACCTCCGAGCGAACGGGTCGGAGCCGTGTCTGCGCGTGACCGCCGACGACGTCCGAATCGTCGGCGACGGGCACGCGCTCTCGGGTGACGGCGACGGCGTCGGCGTCGTCGCCGACGGCGTGACGAACGTCACCGTCGAGAACCTCACCGTCACCGGGTTCGAGGCGGGCGTTCGCTTCCGCGGCGTCGACGGCGGGTCGCTCCGCGGCGTGGCCGCCGTCGCAAACGCCGACGACGGCGTCCAACTCCGTTCGACGACCGGCGTCCTCGTCGTCTCGACGCGCGCCGACGGGAACGTCGACGACGGTATCGTCCTCGACGACGCGGACGACAACCGCATCGAGAGCAGCGCGTTCCGTCGCAACGGCGGCGATAACGGCGGCGACGGCGTCCTCCTCCGGAACGGGTCCGACGACAACGTGATTCGACTCAGCGTCGCCGACGAGAACGTCGACGACGGTATCGACCTGGACAACGCCAGCGGTAACCTGCTGGAGTCGAACCTCGTCCGCGAGAACGTCGGGTTGGAGAACGCCGACGGTATCGAACTGCGCGACGCCGACGACAACGTCATCCGCCGCAACACGGTCCGGAACAACCTCGACGACGGCATCGACCTGGCCCGCTCGGACGGCAACACCGTCTCCCGGAACACCGTCACCGGAAACCGGAACGACGGCATCCCGGTCGGCGTCGCCGAGAACAACCGCATCGTCGGGAACGTCGTCCGCGACAGCGGCAGCGACGGCATCCTCCTCCGCGGGGAAGCGTCGAACAACCTCGTCCGGTCCAACACGGTGACCGACAGCGCCCGCGACGGGATTCTGCTCCGTCTCGGTGCCCGCGGGAACCGCATCGTCGGCAACACCGTCACCGACAGCGTCCGCGACGGCATCGTGCTCAGAAACGCGACGGCGAACGTCGTCCGCGGGAGCGTCGTCCGCGACAACGCCGACGACGGCATCGAGATCGACTACGGCGGCGACCGGAACC is a genomic window of Haloprofundus halophilus containing:
- the cbiB gene encoding adenosylcobinamide-phosphate synthase CbiB, with translation MLSAASGAVVLAAALDWTLREPPSRGHPVALFGRLVAPVDRRWQRPKFVGVAAAFALPLVAAGATAGVVGLAALVGSTAALVAAGFALFSTTSLRMLLDAAGGVVEDSDTDPETARRNLRALAGRDPTDLSSGELRSAAVESVAENLADGLVAPLLAFALLAPLSLPLAAAGAAWVKAVNTLDSMLGYRHKPVGWAPARLDDAVMWLPARLSAVLVAAAAGDVGALSRAREWARAPPSPNSGWPMATLAAVLDVRLDKPDVYVLNRNVALPTPADADYGIRVVAVAGGFAWGLALAATLLADRVPVVVLASEVAAWV
- a CDS encoding HAD family hydrolase is translated as MAVTFDLFGTLVEAEYPSDPAAAVAIELERAGVAVPDDWGDAYREVHIDAPEGAEVPLPAHVSAALGSRGVDAPNNASRRAVVNAFDPAVRTRPDAVEAVAAAAERGPVGLLSNCSVPELVRRTLIRSAVPNDAFDATVTSVACGWRKPDARAFETVASALDASPESLLHVGDDARTDGGVEALGGEFVDVAETPLAALVERFQRTPTGDGERTPAGDGPSTGAE
- a CDS encoding right-handed parallel beta-helix repeat-containing protein: MSGRARTRRVATWVVVAAVVFSAGTVGATTAETPDGSGDAVELSECTSVSSAGTYVIGGDLRANGSEPCLRVTADDVRIVGDGHALSGDGDGVGVVADGVTNVTVENLTVTGFEAGVRFRGVDGGSLRGVAAVANADDGVQLRSTTGVLVVSTRADGNVDDGIVLDDADDNRIESSAFRRNGGDNGGDGVLLRNGSDDNVIRLSVADENVDDGIDLDNASGNLLESNLVRENVGLENADGIELRDADDNVIRRNTVRNNLDDGIDLARSDGNTVSRNTVTGNRNDGIPVGVAENNRIVGNVVRDSGSDGILLRGEASNNLVRSNTVTDSARDGILLRLGARGNRIVGNTVTDSVRDGIVLRNATANVVRGSVVRDNADDGIEIDYGGDRNLVQRNDVFDNGAEGIRLHRSTGTRLLDNRVWRNGADGINVTDARGAVLVRNVANGNADNGVELTRVTASAVVESTTRENGANGIRLDHVRRVVVALTDGDDNGDGDVTVVESANVWTIDRSDPRSEPAVLEALIRRVTGLDVSV